A single window of Streptomyces griseoviridis DNA harbors:
- a CDS encoding BTAD domain-containing putative transcriptional regulator, which yields MPRRRTSSSSSSTAPRNRTPQPVRIQRRTFGDVVKAGLALVALLVLVVGVPGALAVFIGWPLPHEVPSLQWLQSEITVSTFLNILTVVVWLAWAQFTACVLVEVKAALSGVGVPGRVPGAGPSQLLARQLVAALLLVGATAASLTPGLSQLGHGMEGNQKPAVAAAQQTPGLFAQQQEQAADSAAALAAQASQAAAHADAKQHGDTKYYRIQPPEGRHHDSLWEIAQRHLGDGRRYKEIYELNKDRVQPDGSKLSEASLIRPGWIMEMPGDARGGDLVEVPDTAAQVSPDLQRQLHDYAKTGDQAHGSAQGGAEGASGGGQVSVPQQRPAPAPDPGHQQRDGGDVASDSADSFGLPEALLTAPLLAAGLLGALGRRRRQALWQSAYGAVGGRRGMQPPTPTGDAADAQDALLVGADPEGVRLLDRSLRGLATQLAAESRALPTVYAAWLTGGDLHLQLAQPAGRPPAPWQLGQDQTFWMLARADGERYEDVDTAAPFPGLVSLGTLDDSRLLLNLEAVPGIVSLSGREADRAAFFASVAAELATNGWSDRMTITLVGFGENLTPLAPSRLRHLDGIDDLIETMEAETRQRRGALGAAGHDSVLTGRTGPAQHTRWAPHLVLLAAQPSAEDAVTLAELASDASRLGIGYLVGTETGELPGASWEMEVTPEGRLLAPLLGLELDAQLLPLPQQRAVVELFVEADPERDPQGPAPAPPFLVDISEQGRPAVYARLVGPYEIIGLDTPDGDRSALLHEALALLLLHREGVHPRVLSSALWPRGVTDDVRDALLDRLRVWLGTDPDGTPRLSADPTGRLVLAKSVVSDLDVLRSLYHEATQGKGVDSRVVRGRLLTDALVLVRGPLLADRPEGRYRWLTHEIIDAQLPLLVADIGLALSAFHLEKDRAEKAIEALGAALNSAPGDERLWHELLRATHATGDDDRLRALAADLVARGGARGVPPRTEALLDELLPSWRGGATAAG from the coding sequence ATGCCGCGACGCCGCACTTCCAGCTCGTCAAGCTCCACGGCTCCGCGGAACCGGACGCCGCAACCCGTGCGTATCCAGCGGCGTACCTTCGGGGACGTCGTCAAGGCGGGGCTCGCCTTGGTCGCGTTGCTCGTGCTCGTCGTCGGGGTGCCCGGGGCGCTCGCCGTGTTCATCGGGTGGCCGCTGCCGCACGAGGTGCCGAGCCTGCAGTGGCTCCAGAGCGAGATCACCGTCTCGACGTTTCTGAACATCCTGACGGTCGTCGTCTGGCTGGCCTGGGCGCAGTTCACCGCCTGTGTGCTCGTCGAGGTGAAGGCCGCGCTCTCCGGCGTCGGCGTTCCCGGGCGGGTGCCGGGCGCCGGTCCCAGCCAACTGCTCGCCCGGCAGCTCGTCGCCGCGCTGCTGCTGGTCGGCGCCACCGCCGCCAGCCTCACCCCCGGGCTCTCGCAGCTCGGGCACGGCATGGAGGGCAACCAGAAGCCCGCGGTCGCCGCCGCCCAGCAGACCCCCGGCCTCTTCGCCCAGCAGCAGGAGCAGGCCGCCGACAGCGCCGCCGCCCTCGCCGCCCAGGCATCCCAGGCCGCCGCGCACGCCGACGCCAAGCAGCACGGCGACACGAAGTACTACCGCATCCAGCCGCCCGAGGGCCGCCACCACGACTCCCTCTGGGAGATAGCCCAACGCCACCTCGGCGACGGACGCCGGTACAAGGAGATCTACGAGCTGAACAAGGACCGGGTCCAGCCCGACGGCTCCAAGCTGTCCGAGGCCAGCCTGATCCGGCCCGGCTGGATCATGGAGATGCCCGGCGACGCCCGCGGCGGCGACCTCGTCGAGGTGCCCGACACCGCGGCCCAGGTCTCCCCCGATCTCCAGCGGCAGCTCCACGACTACGCCAAGACCGGCGACCAGGCCCACGGCAGCGCCCAGGGCGGAGCCGAGGGCGCCTCCGGCGGCGGCCAGGTCTCCGTGCCCCAGCAGCGCCCCGCCCCCGCCCCCGACCCCGGACACCAGCAGCGGGACGGCGGCGACGTCGCCTCCGACAGCGCGGACTCCTTCGGCCTCCCCGAGGCCCTCCTCACCGCGCCCCTCCTTGCCGCAGGACTCCTCGGCGCCCTCGGACGACGCCGCAGGCAGGCCCTTTGGCAGTCCGCGTACGGCGCTGTCGGCGGACGTCGCGGCATGCAACCGCCGACCCCCACCGGCGACGCCGCCGACGCGCAGGACGCCCTCCTCGTCGGCGCCGACCCCGAGGGCGTCCGCCTCCTCGACCGCTCCCTGCGCGGCCTCGCCACCCAACTCGCCGCCGAATCAAGGGCCTTGCCCACCGTCTACGCGGCCTGGCTCACCGGCGGCGACCTGCACCTGCAACTCGCCCAGCCCGCCGGCAGACCCCCGGCCCCCTGGCAGCTCGGCCAGGACCAGACGTTCTGGATGCTGGCCCGCGCCGACGGCGAACGGTACGAGGACGTCGACACCGCCGCCCCCTTCCCCGGCCTCGTCAGCCTCGGCACCCTGGACGACTCCCGGCTCCTGCTCAACCTCGAAGCCGTTCCCGGCATCGTCTCGTTGAGCGGCAGGGAAGCCGACCGGGCCGCCTTCTTCGCCTCCGTCGCCGCCGAACTCGCCACCAACGGCTGGTCCGACCGCATGACCATCACCCTCGTCGGCTTCGGCGAGAACCTCACCCCGCTCGCCCCCAGCCGCCTCCGCCACCTCGACGGCATCGACGACCTCATCGAGACGATGGAGGCCGAGACCCGCCAGCGCCGCGGCGCCCTCGGCGCGGCCGGCCACGACTCCGTCCTCACCGGCCGCACCGGGCCCGCCCAGCACACCCGTTGGGCCCCGCACCTGGTGCTGCTCGCCGCCCAGCCGTCCGCCGAGGACGCCGTCACCCTCGCCGAACTCGCCTCCGACGCCAGCCGACTCGGCATCGGCTACCTCGTCGGCACCGAGACCGGCGAACTCCCCGGCGCCTCCTGGGAGATGGAGGTCACCCCGGAAGGCCGGCTGCTCGCCCCGCTGCTCGGCCTCGAACTCGACGCCCAGCTCCTGCCGTTGCCCCAACAGCGCGCCGTCGTCGAGCTGTTCGTCGAGGCCGACCCCGAGCGCGACCCCCAAGGACCCGCACCCGCACCGCCGTTCCTCGTCGACATCAGCGAACAGGGACGGCCCGCGGTCTACGCGCGACTGGTCGGACCGTACGAGATCATCGGACTCGACACCCCGGACGGCGACCGCAGCGCCCTGCTCCACGAGGCGCTCGCCCTGCTGCTCCTGCACCGCGAGGGCGTCCACCCCCGCGTGCTGTCCTCCGCGCTCTGGCCGCGCGGCGTCACCGACGACGTCCGCGACGCCCTCCTCGACCGGCTGCGCGTCTGGCTCGGCACCGACCCGGACGGCACCCCCCGGCTCTCCGCCGACCCGACCGGACGGCTCGTGCTCGCCAAGTCCGTCGTCTCCGACCTCGACGTGCTGCGCTCGCTCTACCACGAGGCCACTCAGGGCAAGGGCGTCGACAGCCGGGTGGTGCGCGGCCGGCTGCTCACCGACGCGCTGGTCCTGGTCCGCGGCCCGCTCCTCGCCGACCGGCCCGAAGGCCGCTACCGCTGGCTCACCCACGAGATCATCGACGCCCAACTCCCGCTGCTCGTGGCGGACATCGGACTCGCCCTGTCCGCGTTCCACCTGGAGAAGGACCGCGCGGAGAAGGCCATCGAGGCCCTCGGCGCGGCCCTGAACTCCGCACCGGGCGACGAACGCCTCTGGCACGAACTGCTGCGCGCCACCCACGCCACCGGCGACGACGACCGGCTGCGCGCCCTCGCCGCCGACCTCGTCGCGCGCGGCGGCGCCCGGGGCGTACCGCCCCGCACCGAGGCGCTCCTCGACGAACTGCTCCCGTCCTGGCGCGGCGGCGCCACCGCGGCGGGATGA
- a CDS encoding prepilin peptidase, with protein MSTGLLIAVAALWGATAGALLPRAAYRFSAPTGEPWHDTCPEGHPVRGWVGRAGCARCARSGQGARSGRCARSERGAPAEGSAPAAERAPAEGSAPVAGGAPAAPVPGSAGRSHRAEAGSPTGTSDHTEATSHTAPGHVPPGEPAPNHPSPAPGPSPHPHPLPLALVTALLCVLLAVATGTRPELGVWLVLAPLGVLLTVVDLRVQRLPDPLTLPLAGAALALLGGAALLPEHAGEWLTALYGALALGLAFFVLFLINPGGMGFGDVKLALGLGAVLGWYGWPTLMLGTFAAFLLGAVYGVALVVTRRAGRKTAIAFGPFLLAGAFLALLTGAYTA; from the coding sequence ATGAGCACCGGCCTGCTGATCGCCGTCGCCGCCCTCTGGGGCGCGACGGCGGGCGCGCTCCTGCCCCGCGCGGCCTACCGCTTCTCCGCCCCGACCGGCGAACCCTGGCACGACACCTGCCCCGAGGGACACCCCGTGCGGGGATGGGTGGGGCGTGCGGGGTGCGCACGGTGCGCCCGGAGTGGGCAGGGCGCCCGGAGTGGGCGGTGCGCCCGGAGTGAGCGGGGCGCGCCTGCCGAGGGGAGCGCGCCGGCCGCGGAGCGCGCTCCCGCTGAGGGGAGCGCTCCTGTTGCTGGGGGTGCGCCCGCCGCGCCCGTCCCGGGGAGCGCCGGACGCTCCCACCGCGCGGAAGCCGGCAGCCCCACCGGCACCAGCGACCACACCGAAGCCACCAGCCACACCGCCCCCGGCCACGTCCCTCCCGGCGAGCCCGCCCCCAACCACCCCAGCCCGGCCCCCGGCCCCTCCCCCCACCCCCACCCCCTCCCCCTCGCGCTCGTCACCGCTCTCCTCTGCGTCCTTCTCGCCGTCGCCACCGGGACCCGGCCCGAGCTGGGGGTCTGGCTGGTGCTCGCGCCCCTCGGGGTGCTGCTCACCGTCGTCGACCTCCGGGTGCAGCGGCTGCCCGACCCGCTGACGCTGCCCCTCGCCGGCGCCGCCCTCGCGCTCCTCGGCGGCGCCGCGCTGCTGCCCGAGCACGCGGGGGAGTGGCTCACCGCGCTGTACGGCGCCCTCGCCCTCGGCCTCGCCTTCTTCGTGCTGTTCCTCATCAACCCCGGCGGCATGGGCTTCGGCGACGTCAAGCTGGCGCTCGGCCTCGGCGCCGTCCTCGGCTGGTACGGCTGGCCGACCCTGATGCTGGGCACCTTCGCCGCGTTCCTGCTCGGCGCGGTCTACGGCGTCGCCCTCGTCGTCACCCGGCGGGCCGGGCGCAAGACGGCGATCGCGTTCGGCCCCTTCCTGCTCGCCGGGGCCTTCCTCGCCCTGCTGACCGGCGCGTACACGGCCTGA
- the mqnC gene encoding cyclic dehypoxanthinyl futalosine synthase encodes MTEKADLQSVLDRAAAGGRITPEEALDLYRDAPLHALGAAADAVRRRMYAGTEHIATYIIERNINYTNVCVTACKFCAFYAAPKDTAKGWTRDLDDILRRCAETVELGGTQIMFQGGHHPDFGVEYYETHFKAIKDAFPQLVIHSLGASEVEHMARISKVSVEEAITRIHRAGLDSFAGAGAELLPERPRRAIAPLKESGERWLEIMETAHGLGVESTSTMLMGTGETNAERIEHLRMIRDVQDRTGGFRAFIPYTYQPENNHLKGRTQATLFEYLRMIAIARVFLDNVQHIQGSWLTTGKEVGQLSLHYGADDLGSIMLEENVVSSAGAKHRSNRLEIIDLIRRAGRVPAQRATTYEHLVVHDDPANDPVDERVMSHISSTAIAGGTAHPELKLLSSN; translated from the coding sequence GTGACCGAGAAGGCCGACCTCCAGTCCGTTCTCGACCGTGCCGCCGCCGGTGGGCGGATCACTCCCGAGGAAGCGCTCGACCTCTACCGGGACGCCCCGCTGCACGCGCTGGGCGCCGCCGCCGACGCCGTTCGCCGCCGCATGTACGCGGGCACCGAGCACATCGCCACGTACATCATCGAGCGGAACATCAACTACACGAACGTCTGCGTCACGGCGTGCAAGTTCTGCGCCTTCTACGCGGCCCCCAAGGACACCGCCAAGGGCTGGACCCGCGACCTCGACGACATCCTGCGCCGCTGCGCCGAGACCGTCGAGCTGGGCGGCACGCAGATCATGTTCCAGGGCGGGCACCACCCGGACTTCGGCGTCGAGTACTACGAGACGCACTTCAAGGCCATCAAGGACGCCTTCCCGCAGCTGGTGATCCACTCGCTGGGCGCGTCCGAGGTCGAGCACATGGCCCGGATCTCCAAGGTGTCGGTCGAGGAGGCCATCACCCGGATCCACCGGGCCGGCCTCGACTCCTTCGCCGGCGCCGGCGCTGAGCTGCTCCCCGAGCGCCCCCGCAGGGCCATCGCACCGCTCAAGGAGAGCGGCGAACGGTGGCTGGAGATCATGGAGACCGCGCACGGCCTGGGCGTCGAGTCGACGTCGACGATGCTGATGGGCACCGGCGAGACCAACGCCGAGCGGATCGAGCACCTGCGGATGATCCGGGACGTCCAGGACCGCACGGGCGGCTTCCGCGCGTTCATCCCGTACACCTACCAGCCGGAGAACAACCACCTGAAGGGCCGCACCCAGGCGACCCTCTTCGAGTACCTGCGGATGATCGCCATCGCCCGCGTTTTCCTCGACAACGTCCAGCACATCCAGGGCTCCTGGCTCACCACCGGCAAGGAGGTCGGCCAACTCTCCCTGCACTACGGCGCGGACGACCTCGGCTCGATCATGCTGGAGGAGAACGTCGTCTCCTCGGCCGGTGCCAAGCACCGCTCCAACCGCCTCGAGATCATCGACCTGATCCGCCGGGCGGGCCGCGTCCCGGCACAACGCGCCACCACCTACGAGCACTTGGTCGTGCACGACGACCCGGCGAACGACCCGGTCGACGAGCGCGTGATGTCGCACATCTCGTCCACCGCCATCGCGGGAGGCACGGCCCACCCCGAGTTGAAGCTCCTCAGCTCCAACTGA
- a CDS encoding chitinase, with the protein MRGFLKPVAWLTCVFAMATAGCSSGSGDASDRAARAADSPGASATSPVSPVSPASPASPASGSGSVSYAPYVSATEAADTDSAGSPTTYNLAFVISGGSGCTPKWNGTEAIGDPAVTSRIAKLTADGGGVRVSFGGASGKELASTCTSATALAAAYGTALDAAGSRQADFDIEGDQLTDADSVALRSEAIALLQKERTDLTVTFTLPVMPSGLDADSLALLASANAHDVQVSSVNIMTMNYGESYGGDMGDYALTAARATHTQLKKVFGLSDAGAWRGMALTSMLGVNDVDGETFTLSDAAQVRAFAEEKEIGWVSMWSTFRDVPCEDGQRSQDDAATNCSGVSQSSGAFGRALSG; encoded by the coding sequence ATGCGGGGTTTCCTCAAGCCGGTGGCCTGGCTCACCTGCGTGTTTGCCATGGCCACGGCAGGATGCTCCTCGGGGTCGGGCGACGCCTCCGACCGGGCGGCCCGCGCGGCCGACTCCCCCGGCGCGTCGGCCACTTCACCGGTCTCGCCGGTCTCACCGGCCTCACCGGCCTCACCGGCTTCGGGGTCAGGGTCGGTGTCGTACGCGCCGTACGTCAGCGCCACCGAGGCCGCGGACACGGACTCGGCCGGGTCGCCGACGACGTACAACCTCGCCTTCGTGATCTCCGGCGGGAGCGGCTGCACACCGAAGTGGAACGGCACGGAGGCGATCGGCGACCCTGCCGTGACGTCACGGATCGCGAAGCTGACGGCCGACGGCGGCGGCGTCCGCGTCTCGTTCGGCGGGGCCTCAGGCAAGGAGCTGGCGTCCACCTGCACCAGCGCCACCGCGCTCGCCGCCGCGTACGGCACGGCACTCGACGCGGCCGGCTCCCGCCAGGCCGACTTCGACATCGAGGGCGACCAGCTCACCGACGCGGACTCGGTGGCCCTGCGCTCCGAGGCGATAGCCCTGCTCCAGAAGGAACGGACCGATCTGACGGTGACGTTCACGCTGCCCGTCATGCCGAGCGGTCTCGACGCGGACAGCCTGGCGCTGCTGGCGTCGGCGAACGCGCACGACGTGCAGGTCAGCAGCGTCAACATCATGACCATGAACTACGGCGAGTCCTACGGCGGTGACATGGGCGACTACGCGCTCACCGCGGCCAGGGCCACCCACACCCAGCTGAAGAAGGTGTTCGGGCTCTCCGACGCGGGGGCGTGGCGGGGCATGGCGCTGACGTCGATGCTCGGTGTGAACGACGTGGACGGCGAGACGTTCACGCTCTCCGACGCGGCCCAGGTGCGGGCGTTCGCCGAGGAGAAGGAGATCGGGTGGGTGTCGATGTGGTCGACGTTCCGGGACGTGCCGTGCGAGGACGGACAGCGGTCGCAGGACGACGCGGCCACCAACTGCAGTGGCGTGAGCCAGAGTTCGGGGGCGTTCGGACGGGCGTTGAGCGGCTGA
- a CDS encoding bifunctional polysaccharide deacetylase/glycosyltransferase family 2 protein — translation MPPTTSPRRRRRAPTRIERAAGKAAALQKPRVILALLLLLALSSIMLLDGYLRAEVGGDERVRDGASSSEVPDTILDGGPILTFRGGRATTLSVPEKTIALTFDDGPNPTWTPQVLAILDKYDVPGTFFLVGSMISRYPGIVRTMVEQGNEVGVHTFTHVDLSYQSEARVTREMEQTQLALAGAAGITTTLFRAPYSSETDAIDNYSWPVYQRLGKDGYTSVFVDTDSDDWKKPGVSKIVQWATPKKNEGAAVLFHDAGGERSQTIEALPKYIEKMKAKGYTFTTISGVMEQDGGTGEGGGTGADGGASGNGRVGAGGGTGADGGSGADGGTGVPNTTAAGGSSADRLQAAHRTATGTLLYEGRALVLAVAVAEWTVPALSVGLVIVGVAVMSRFGMMLILARRHHRQRNRRRFSWGPTVTRPVSVIVPAYNEKECIANTLASLARSTHPIEVIVVDDGSTDGTSRIARDAAARLGMTNVRVIRQENAGKPAALNNGVRSALHDIVVMMDGDTVFEDDTVRQLVQPFADPGVGAVAGNAKVGNRNTLIGAWQHIEYVMGFNLDRRMYDLLRCMPTIPGAIGAFRREAVLQVGGMSEDTLAEDTDITIAMHRAGWRVVYQEHARAWTEAPGSLKQLWSQRYRWSYGTMQALWKHRKSLTDKGPSGRFGRVGMPLVVLFQIVTPVFAPLIDVFTVYSMVFIDFRAALYAWLAVLGVQLVCAAYAFRLDREKYRYLLMMPLQQLAYRQLMYLVLIHSCVTALTGGRLRWQKLKRTGEVGTPTGAGS, via the coding sequence ATGCCCCCGACGACGTCCCCGCGCCGCCGCCGACGCGCTCCCACCCGTATCGAACGGGCCGCCGGGAAGGCCGCGGCGCTCCAGAAGCCGCGGGTCATCCTCGCCCTGCTGCTCCTGCTGGCGCTCAGCAGCATCATGCTGCTCGACGGCTATCTGCGCGCCGAGGTCGGCGGCGACGAGCGGGTGCGCGACGGAGCCAGTTCGAGCGAGGTCCCCGACACGATCCTGGACGGCGGCCCGATCCTGACCTTCAGAGGCGGCCGGGCCACCACCCTCTCCGTGCCGGAGAAGACCATCGCGCTCACCTTCGACGACGGCCCGAACCCCACCTGGACCCCGCAGGTCCTCGCGATCCTCGACAAGTACGACGTCCCGGGCACGTTCTTCCTGGTCGGCTCGATGATCTCGCGCTATCCGGGCATCGTCAGGACGATGGTGGAGCAGGGCAACGAGGTCGGCGTCCACACCTTCACGCACGTCGACCTGTCGTACCAGAGCGAAGCCCGCGTCACCCGGGAGATGGAGCAGACCCAGCTCGCGCTAGCGGGCGCGGCCGGCATCACGACGACGCTGTTCAGGGCGCCGTACTCCTCGGAGACGGACGCCATCGACAACTACAGCTGGCCCGTCTACCAGCGGCTCGGCAAGGACGGGTACACGAGCGTCTTCGTCGACACCGACAGCGACGACTGGAAGAAGCCGGGCGTCTCGAAGATCGTCCAGTGGGCCACGCCGAAGAAGAACGAGGGCGCGGCGGTCCTCTTCCACGACGCGGGCGGCGAACGCTCGCAGACCATCGAGGCGCTGCCGAAGTACATCGAGAAGATGAAGGCGAAGGGGTACACCTTCACCACCATCAGCGGGGTGATGGAGCAGGACGGCGGGACCGGTGAGGGCGGGGGGACCGGCGCTGACGGCGGGGCCAGCGGGAACGGCCGAGTCGGCGCGGGCGGCGGGACCGGTGCGGATGGCGGGAGCGGCGCTGACGGCGGGACCGGCGTCCCGAACACCACTGCCGCGGGCGGCAGTTCGGCCGACCGTCTTCAGGCCGCGCACCGCACCGCCACCGGCACGCTCCTCTACGAGGGCAGGGCGCTCGTCCTCGCCGTCGCGGTCGCCGAGTGGACCGTGCCCGCGCTGTCGGTCGGCCTGGTGATCGTCGGGGTGGCCGTGATGAGCCGGTTCGGGATGATGCTGATCCTCGCCAGGCGCCACCACCGGCAGCGCAACAGACGCCGGTTCAGCTGGGGTCCGACGGTCACCCGTCCGGTGAGCGTGATCGTCCCCGCGTACAACGAGAAGGAGTGCATCGCCAACACCCTCGCGTCGCTGGCGCGCAGCACCCATCCGATCGAGGTGATCGTCGTCGACGACGGCTCGACCGACGGGACGTCGCGGATCGCCCGGGACGCCGCCGCCCGGCTCGGCATGACCAACGTCCGGGTGATCCGCCAGGAGAACGCGGGCAAGCCGGCCGCCCTCAACAACGGGGTGCGCAGCGCGCTCCACGACATCGTCGTGATGATGGACGGCGACACGGTCTTCGAGGACGACACCGTACGGCAGTTGGTGCAGCCGTTCGCCGACCCCGGCGTCGGCGCGGTCGCCGGCAACGCCAAGGTCGGCAACCGGAACACGCTCATCGGCGCCTGGCAGCACATCGAGTACGTGATGGGCTTCAACCTCGACCGGCGCATGTACGACCTGCTGCGCTGCATGCCCACCATCCCGGGCGCGATCGGCGCGTTCCGCCGGGAGGCGGTGCTCCAGGTCGGCGGCATGAGTGAGGACACCCTCGCCGAGGACACCGACATCACCATCGCGATGCACCGCGCGGGGTGGCGGGTCGTCTACCAGGAGCACGCCAGGGCCTGGACGGAGGCGCCGGGTTCGCTGAAGCAGCTGTGGTCGCAGCGCTACCGCTGGTCCTACGGCACCATGCAGGCGCTCTGGAAGCACCGCAAGTCCCTTACGGACAAGGGGCCTTCGGGGCGCTTCGGCCGGGTCGGCATGCCGCTTGTGGTGCTCTTCCAGATCGTCACGCCGGTCTTCGCGCCGCTGATCGACGTGTTCACCGTCTACTCGATGGTCTTCATCGACTTCCGGGCCGCGCTGTACGCGTGGCTCGCGGTCCTCGGCGTCCAACTGGTCTGCGCGGCCTACGCGTTCCGGCTCGACCGGGAGAAGTACCGCTACCTGCTGATGATGCCGCTCCAGCAACTGGCCTACCGCCAGCTGATGTACCTGGTCCTCATCCACTCCTGCGTCACCGCTCTGACCGGCGGCCGGCTGCGCTGGCAGAAACTCAAGCGCACCGGTGAGGTAGGCACCCCGACGGGGGCGGGCTCATGA
- a CDS encoding acyltransferase family protein yields MSWEQQHQGYGHEHGYGNGHGYGNGYGYGNGYGDGYGYGDDYGHPYPSAPEPAVYATRPVEPTPLEPLTTPEPLTTPEPPPAPAPDPSSPRPPVRDRYFDTLRALALIRVVAYHTFGWAWCGLVFPSMGVMFGLAGTLMAKSLERPAGKVIRSRLRRLLPPFWFWGLFVVLAMLLHGWMPGRQIVYWIVPLGDPPGDAWGEQAWEILWYLRTYLWFVLLSPALLWIFRRAPLPVLVLSPAPILVLTFGWAGPDNRFGSALWDLSTYLFCWLLGFAHRDGVLQRLRPALVVPAALAALGYGGWYAVAHRAEFGTYDLDEIPLAQAFWSAGFVLLLMWAKARLRIDFAWLARFRRTDRLVTVFNARAVTIYLWHEIALILAVPLIDRFWDVPAFEAYLPLESQWFMFGVGWLLIAVAVLLCGWVEDVAARKRPRLLP; encoded by the coding sequence ATGAGCTGGGAGCAGCAGCATCAGGGGTACGGACACGAACACGGCTACGGGAACGGGCACGGGTACGGAAACGGCTACGGGTACGGAAACGGCTACGGGGACGGCTACGGGTACGGGGACGACTACGGTCACCCGTACCCCTCGGCACCGGAACCCGCCGTCTACGCGACGCGCCCCGTCGAACCCACCCCCCTCGAACCACTCACCACCCCCGAACCACTCACCACCCCCGAACCGCCTCCCGCCCCCGCCCCGGACCCCTCGTCCCCCCGACCCCCCGTCCGCGACCGCTACTTCGACACGCTCCGGGCCCTCGCCCTGATCCGCGTCGTCGCGTATCACACCTTCGGGTGGGCCTGGTGCGGTCTGGTCTTTCCCTCCATGGGGGTCATGTTCGGCCTGGCCGGCACCTTGATGGCGAAGTCGCTGGAGCGTCCCGCGGGGAAGGTGATCAGGAGCAGGCTGCGCCGGCTGCTGCCGCCGTTCTGGTTCTGGGGCCTCTTCGTGGTCCTCGCGATGCTGCTGCACGGCTGGATGCCGGGCCGGCAGATCGTCTACTGGATCGTGCCGCTCGGTGACCCGCCGGGCGACGCGTGGGGCGAGCAGGCCTGGGAGATCCTCTGGTACCTGCGCACCTATCTCTGGTTCGTGCTGCTCTCCCCGGCACTGCTGTGGATCTTCCGCAGGGCGCCGCTCCCGGTGCTCGTGCTGTCGCCGGCCCCGATACTGGTGCTGACGTTCGGCTGGGCGGGCCCGGACAACCGGTTCGGCAGCGCGCTGTGGGACCTGTCGACGTACCTCTTCTGCTGGCTCCTCGGGTTCGCGCACCGCGACGGCGTGCTCCAGCGGCTGCGGCCCGCCCTGGTGGTGCCCGCCGCGCTCGCCGCGCTGGGCTACGGCGGCTGGTACGCCGTCGCGCACCGGGCCGAATTCGGTACCTACGACCTGGACGAGATCCCGCTGGCGCAGGCGTTCTGGTCGGCCGGGTTCGTGCTGCTGCTGATGTGGGCCAAGGCGCGGCTGCGGATCGACTTCGCGTGGCTGGCCCGCTTCCGGCGGACCGACCGGCTGGTGACGGTGTTCAACGCGCGGGCGGTCACGATCTACCTCTGGCACGAGATCGCGCTGATCCTGGCGGTCCCGCTGATCGACCGGTTCTGGGACGTGCCCGCGTTCGAGGCGTACCTGCCGCTGGAGAGCCAGTGGTTCATGTTCGGTGTCGGCTGGCTGCTGATCGCGGTGGCCGTGCTGCTGTGCGGGTGGGTGGAGGACGTCGCCGCGAGGAAGCGGCCGCGGCTCCTGCCGTGA
- a CDS encoding demethylmenaquinone methyltransferase — protein sequence MTRASLNKQPHEVASMFDHVAERYDLTNDVLSLGQDRVWRKEVAKAVDARPAQKVLDLAAGTATSSLPFARTGAYVVPCDFSIGMLRVGKRNHAWLPFTAGDATRLPFRDDTFDAVTISFGLRNVQDFDAALREMYRVTKPGGRVVICEFSHPTWTPLRTVYTEYLMRALPPVARAVSSNPDAYVYLAESIRAWPDQPALAERLRTAGWSKVAWRNLTGGIVALHRGFKQP from the coding sequence GTGACCCGCGCCTCCCTGAACAAGCAGCCGCACGAAGTCGCCTCGATGTTCGACCACGTGGCGGAACGGTACGACCTGACCAACGACGTGCTCTCGCTCGGCCAGGACCGGGTGTGGCGCAAGGAGGTGGCGAAGGCGGTCGACGCCAGGCCCGCGCAGAAGGTCCTGGACCTGGCGGCCGGTACGGCGACGTCGTCGCTGCCGTTCGCGCGGACCGGCGCGTACGTCGTGCCGTGCGACTTCTCGATCGGGATGCTCCGGGTCGGCAAGCGCAACCACGCGTGGCTGCCGTTCACGGCGGGCGACGCGACGCGGCTGCCGTTCCGCGACGACACCTTCGACGCCGTCACCATCTCCTTCGGGCTGCGCAACGTCCAGGACTTCGACGCCGCGCTGCGCGAGATGTACCGGGTGACGAAGCCCGGCGGCCGGGTGGTGATCTGCGAGTTCTCGCACCCGACCTGGACGCCGCTGCGGACGGTGTACACCGAGTACCTGATGCGGGCGCTGCCGCCGGTGGCGCGTGCCGTCTCGTCCAACCCGGACGCGTACGTCTATCTCGCCGAGTCGATCCGCGCCTGGCCCGACCAGCCCGCGCTGGCCGAGCGGCTGCGGACGGCCGGCTGGTCGAAGGTGGCGTGGCGCAACCTCACCGGCGGGATCGTGGCCCTGCACCGGGGCTTCAAGCAGCCCTGA
- a CDS encoding PASTA domain-containing protein, translated as MHVPKLVGLMAVDARETARARGLRVHAPDRPDLAVVDYAVVDYVVRQYPQPGAEVPRESMVHVWFDFGEGEGGGGVREPLLPRPPTGGTGRELAEPGGGPFAVAGSL; from the coding sequence GTGCATGTGCCCAAACTCGTCGGCCTGATGGCCGTGGACGCGCGCGAGACGGCGAGGGCGCGGGGGCTGCGGGTGCACGCACCCGACCGCCCCGATCTCGCCGTCGTCGACTACGCGGTCGTCGACTACGTCGTACGGCAGTACCCGCAGCCCGGCGCCGAGGTGCCGCGCGAGTCGATGGTCCACGTGTGGTTCGACTTCGGTGAGGGGGAAGGCGGCGGAGGCGTGCGCGAGCCGCTCCTGCCGCGCCCGCCGACCGGCGGGACGGGACGGGAACTCGCGGAACCGGGCGGCGGCCCGTTCGCGGTGGCCGGTTCCCTCTGA